The genomic DNA TCAACAAATCGACAGGGCCTACTGGGATCTACTGATCTCTTCTGATCAAGATTAATTTGTAAGGATCAGAAGAGCGCAGACGAGAGGGTTAATGGAACTTGTAATCGAGCGCGCGGCATTGCAGGACAGCTTGGCGATGGTTCAGGGGATCGTTGAGCGGCGCAACACGGTGCCGATCCTCGGGCACGTCCTGCTTGAGCCCAACGGCGCCAACCTCAAGCTGGCGGCGACCGACCTCGAAGTCGGCATCCGCACCGAGGTTCCCTGCCGTATCGACAAGAAGGGCAGCGTTACGCTCAACGCGCGCAAGCTGTTCGAGATCGTGCGCGAGGCCGAGGGCGGCGAAGTCTCGCTCAAGTCGCTCGACAACGACTGGGTCGAGCTCCGGTGCGGGCGGGCGAGATTCAAGATGATGGGGCTCGACCCGCGCAGCTTTCCCGCGATGCCGAGCCAGAGCGCCAAACCCCAGGGCGACGCTGCGCGCAAGGCGGTCAAGGGCGATCTGACCATCGCCACCCGCGTGCTCGCGGGCATGATCGACAAGACCATCTTCGCGGTCAGCCCGGACGAGGCGCGCTACAACCTCGGCGGAGTGTTGATCGAGTCGCCGTCTAAGGGGGCGGTGCGGATGGTTGCCACCGACGGCCATCGGCTCTCCATGATCGAGCGCGAGGCGGCGGAGTTCACGATGCAGGGCAGCGCGATAATTCCGCGCAAGGGGCTTGCCGAGCTGCGCAAGCTGCTCGACCAAGAAGGCGACGAGCAGGTGCGGCTGATGGTGGACGGGCAGCTCGCCTGGCTCAAGCGCGGCGCGACCGAAGTCTCGATGCGTCTGGTCGAGGGCGAGTTTCCGGACTACCGCGGGGTGATTCCCAAGCAGTCGAAGTACACGATCACGGTCGGCCGCGACGCCCTGCTCAATTCGATCAAGCGCGCCGCGATTTTTTCCAACGAGCGCTACCGCGGGGTGAAGCTGACGATGGCGCCCGGGTCGCTGACGGTTTCCTCAACGAGCCCCGAGATGGGCGAGGCGAGCGAAACGATCGACGTCGACTTCAAGGGCGAAGAATTTTCGATCGGCTTCAACGCCACCTACATGACCGAGGCGCTCGGCGTGATACCGCCGGAGAGCGAGGCCCATCTGGGGCTCTCCGACGACGTTAGCCCGGGCGTGATTGGCACACCCGCCGATACGCAATTCACTTACGTCGTGATGCCGATGCGGCTGTAGGGCGCGTCACCCGCCCGCAGTCCCGTCCTTTATTTCTCCTGGTCTGGCTGACGTCCCCATTCCTTTCGGTCGGTCAGACGCCCCTGCCTTTCTCAGTGGTGGCGAGCATCCTTGGCCACCGATCGCTTCGGGCCGGCTCCCTACTTAACGGACCCGGGCTTCTCAGGGGCTTGCAGCACCACGAGCACCTCTTTGTTGAGCGTGTGCTTGTGAGGCTCGAACGGGAACGCCTTCTCGCGGGCGGCGACCGATGCTGCAAGGCGCAGCGCGCTCTCGAAGGTGGCGAGGTCGCGCCGGCGCACGATCACCCAGCGCACGTTGCCCTCCAGCGCGTCGCGCCGGAGGCGGGCGGCGTCGTCGTAGTAGGGAAGCGGATGGGGGAGGCCGAGGTAGAATATCGGTCCCTCACTGCGGTAGAGGACGACGCCCGACGTCGCAGTACCCATCTGGCGGCGGATGGCCTCGGCGAAGCTTCGCTCGCCGCGCCACTGGTCGGCAGCGGGCATCGCGAAAATATACAGATAGCCCAGGAACACGACGGCGACCGTTGCGGTTGACGCGGCGGCGCGGCGCGAATCGAAGCGGCGAATCGCATAGAGCACCGCGCCGAGTGCGATGATCCAGCAAGCGGCATAGAGTACCCGGTCCGGCGCCGGCGGCAGCGCGGCCAAGCGCCCGGGCAGGATCCACGCCGGCGGCAGCAGCACCACAAATGCGCCAATTACTCCGACCGCGATCACGGCGTAACCCACCCGAAGTAGCCTGCGGCCGAGCGGCGAAAGCGCGTCCAGCGAAGTTGTCAGGGTTTGCCCCACCAGCAACGCGGCGGCGGGCAGGATCGGCAGCAGGTAGTAGCTGCGCCGCGAGCCGGAGAGCGTGAAGAAGATAAAGGTCGCCCAGAAATAGACCAGCGCGAAGCGGTTGCTGCGCGGGCTGACTTCGGATGGACCGCCCCTGCGATGGGCTTCGGCGAGCGCGGCCGGCAGGAACGCTGACCACGGCATCATCAGGGCGAAGATCACGTAAACGTAGAGATAGATCGGTCCGCGGTGGTCGAAGGGATGGAAAAAGCGCACCACGTTTT from Candidatus Binataceae bacterium includes the following:
- the dnaN gene encoding DNA polymerase III subunit beta is translated as MELVIERAALQDSLAMVQGIVERRNTVPILGHVLLEPNGANLKLAATDLEVGIRTEVPCRIDKKGSVTLNARKLFEIVREAEGGEVSLKSLDNDWVELRCGRARFKMMGLDPRSFPAMPSQSAKPQGDAARKAVKGDLTIATRVLAGMIDKTIFAVSPDEARYNLGGVLIESPSKGAVRMVATDGHRLSMIEREAAEFTMQGSAIIPRKGLAELRKLLDQEGDEQVRLMVDGQLAWLKRGATEVSMRLVEGEFPDYRGVIPKQSKYTITVGRDALLNSIKRAAIFSNERYRGVKLTMAPGSLTVSSTSPEMGEASETIDVDFKGEEFSIGFNATYMTEALGVIPPESEAHLGLSDDVSPGVIGTPADTQFTYVVMPMRL
- a CDS encoding glycosyltransferase family 39 protein, whose protein sequence is MESAADPNRACTGAGATACAAARPLAGALDGSTVEIFGRAVPWRAAVAAVLGLAAVMFFARLGARALWSSEFRWAEIAREMHLTGRYFWPTINGKVYYDKPLGSYWLVLGAAWLTGGVDETAARLPCAIAGLLAVWLLILIARRLYDQRSALLAGVVLATSFSFVFFARHASADVETATGELAALALFLRNEERQDGWWVVGLWLVMAATSLTKGLLGFVLPLMVIGLYSALANGWAELWRRVARGAIPDRIGWLIERNRWLFNWKSIPAIALGGAIYYVPFAISAASTGSEKGLEMVYRENVVRFFHPFDHRGPIYLYVYVIFALMMPWSAFLPAALAEAHRRGGPSEVSPRSNRFALVYFWATFIFFTLSGSRRSYYLLPILPAAALLVGQTLTTSLDALSPLGRRLLRVGYAVIAVGVIGAFVVLLPPAWILPGRLAALPPAPDRVLYAACWIIALGAVLYAIRRFDSRRAAASTATVAVVFLGYLYIFAMPAADQWRGERSFAEAIRRQMGTATSGVVLYRSEGPIFYLGLPHPLPYYDDAARLRRDALEGNVRWVIVRRRDLATFESALRLAASVAAREKAFPFEPHKHTLNKEVLVVLQAPEKPGSVK